aaattaaatttatacctacaaaatgtttaaaatctATGGGGGGTATATAATTTGTATAATTATTtggttattttaaaattttggttccgatttgttgtttttgtcttttttctctttcaattgttgttgttgtaagcaAATGGCATGGTATTCATCAGGCGCTCCTTGAGCAGGGAATTCGATATGAGTTGTAAGCTTAGCTTCATCTTCCACTCATCGTCCAACATATTCATGGCGGCCGTTTTACTGGGTGTCAACGGTTCACTTTTGAccacggcagcagcagcagcgggcGCTGATGTGGCAGTTGTCGTCGCTGCCGCCGATACCGAAGCCTTTGAATTGTCCATACTTGGCTTTTCTCCACCAATTCCGGCAATAACCGTCAAATGATCCTCTGGCTGCTGAAGTCCAACTGCTGCTTCTGCACCATTCATAGCTACCATGGATGAATTGCTATGCAACACTTGTGTATTATTGGCCATGTTTTCATTGCCCTCTAGGGTTGGTGGATTATTCTCATTGGAGGCTTTATGCAAATTCGAGGCTGCTGCCGTAGCCGAGGCCGTAGCCGCTGCATGTGCAGCAGCTGCTGCGGCAGCGGCTTCCAATAGAATTTTGGCATCCTTCTCTTCCACATGAGCTGCAGCAGCTGATATGGCTGTTATGGCACCAGTTAAGCCATACGTGGGTATGGGCATTACATGAGCCGGTGGTATGGGCGAAGTTCCTGCAGTGCCGCCTCCATTGCAATCGCTACCACTATCGCCACTGGTTATATGCGAGGGACTAGAACCGCCAGCTGCTGCTCCTGCTCCGCCGCCGATGCCATTCAGTTGATTGAGATGATGctgctgcaaatgcaaatttgtggCTGAGAGTGGGTGCTCTTGGTGCTCGTCGTAGCTCTCCTTACGCATGGTCAAATTCTCTGGCATGGGACTCTGACAACGGGCCTCCTCGCCCAACTCTTTTTTCACAGCACCTCCTCCCGCTGCCATGGCATTAGTTCCAGGACGATTTCCTGTCGTTTGTTGGGCAATAGCCACGGGTATGCCATGTTTTGAGGTCAAATGTCGCACCATGTGATATTTGCGGCGAAAACGTGAAGGGCATAGATCACAGCTGAAGCGTGGCGGAATGCCAATGCATTCATCGCGCATGTGACGCTGCAAGTGACGTTTGCGCAAATACGATTTGCCGCAAACGGCACAGGCAAAGCGTTCGGCAAAGCCGCCCATGGAATGATTACCGCCGgcagttaaatttaaaatattaccaTCCTCCAAAAGTGATTGGGAGTGATATGAATGATATGACATATCTGGGATGAATGAATGTGTGGTGGTGGATGGTGGTGAATTAAtgaaatacaatacaaattaGTAATAATATGGTGGGGATGGTGGTGGTGAAATATGTTTGGCATGTTAGAGGAGGGATACAAGAATTTGGTGAGTATTTGTGGTGGTGAGTGTCAAGTTGCAGTTGATTGGTGGATTATGACGATGATGAGAGTGTTTGGGGTTAGAGGTCATTAAGGCATTCCACACAATTTGTAGTTTTGGGTTTAGGTTAGTTAGCCAATGCAGGATACCCACAACATCATGATGCAAATGGTTGGATGGTTGGATGTTTGTTTGGTGTTGATGATGGTAGTGGTTGGGTGGTGAATTTCACACATTTTTAGGGTTAATGTTTAGAGCACACACAGACACAAACACACAGTTAGACacacaaatgaaaatgaaatgaaaagaaaaaagaaaacgaaataACGGGTAAattataaaaaccaaaacaattgCATGAGTGATATCGATCTTAGTAACTaataaattttcagaaattGCCAACTCAACAGCAATTCAGGCCAAGTCCTTTGCAATAACTCATGTCTTAGGGTTTTCGTTACAAAAAACATTAGCTTGGCTTAAATTGCAATTAAGCTAAcaataacaatacttaaaaCTTATTTCTAAGCTAGACTAGAGAAgtgtatatctttttttttttttttgcaaaatattgattttttgtttttgtgaaatttcacTAAACTACACAAAAGTGGAAGAAATTCAAACTGTGTTaacatttcaatatttttaaagaagtTACTGGTGAGAAATTAAAGTCAAAGTTTCTGAGATTAGAgcaacaaattattttctataataaaacaaaattgccTTTACTTCTTCCAtcgacaaaaaacaaaaacaaaaatatttcaactaaAAACATTTACTATACAAAATTAAGATAAGGAAAATTAATTatgtgttataaaaaaaaactttttgtctaAAAACAAAACTACAAATTACTTGCATTACATAGGTAAacataaaattacaaaaattgttcaaaaaaaaaaataaaacaaaataattttttaaaataaaaaatttaattttttaaaaaataattataaataaaatattacaaaatattttccatttctatatatatatatatatatatatagataaagatATAGTTgggtttttcttaattttcttttaGCTTATAATCAAATCTTAAATTGCAGCCCCTATGAGAAAAATTGCTCAATTATTCTTTGTGCATGCGCTCGCAATGTTTGCGCAATGTGGTCAAATAGTAAAACGGCAAAGAGCACAATTCACACACATGCTGAGGCTCTTTGTGGCACTCAACACGCTGATGCCGCAACAGGCTGCTATAGGTCTGATACGATTTGTTGTGACACTTCTCGCAAACATATTTGGCTAAAGGATTCGAGGAACGCAATGATGACGACGATGAGTATGACGTTGATGAAGGTGTTATGGCTGTGATGGTGTATGCAGGGTTCGAATTAAAATTTAGGCTTTGGCTAAGACGGCTCGACTTTCTACCGGGCGAATAATTGGACTTGATGGCCGCTCCCATGTTGAGGCTACCTCTGCTGTTACCAACAAGGACCTGATCATTCATGGGACCAGTGAATTCTGCTGACTGATGTTGGTGGTTGGCTAAGATTAACAGACTTTTAGACTCTTCATACATATCATAATAATCGCCTCCTAAAAGTGTAAATTGTTAACAAGTTTTGCATTTGAATGTTGTGTTGCATTGGTCATGAATGTTCATAATGAATGAGGATAGTGACAGTCATAAGGATGTGTGGAGTGAATGAGTGAGTGATTGAGTGAGTGGTTGATGGTTTAAGATGCATTGTGTTGGGTTGGgtacgtttttttttgtatgcgcCAAATAGAAGACAAGAAATGGAAAGagaatacaagaaaaaaaaaaaaacaacacaaataacaATATTATCAAGAATTTATCATGATATGTAACTATTCATGAAATGATGTGgagaaggaaaaacaaaaacacaacttAAGGTTTGTTTGCTTACGAGAAGAAATAAagctaaaataaattttttaaaataacaaGATTTCTGTTAGTTTCGATTTTATTACTATTGGAGTagtacttggtttttttttagtaaatttatttctttgattattattttttttacatacatacatacatatatagcataaataaaatatacatGGAGTTGGAGGGGAAAAACAACAGTGTAAGCAGTTGTTGGCAAATATCACCAATCACTTACTACACACACAAATACAGTAGAttgctttttttctttcttcttcatttgaaatacaTAAAATTACTTATCAATACATATACATTAGATATTTACATATACAACATAACAATAcagtacaattaaaaaaaatgtacagCTAATGattaatttggcatacaaaatgctTAAAAGTAGGGGGATGTAGgacattaaaagaaaaataacgcTCAATCTTGCCTAAACTCTGAGGAAACTAAAATCAAAAGCGACCAAAAAGTTTTCAAGCAACATGTTGAAGAACTCTACAAAGGAAGGGAATTAGTCAACATCAATTTTGGCGCCCAACCTGAAGGAAATCAAAACGACGCCAAACTCAAGAAAAAAAGTCTTTGAAATATAAAAAGCCTATTCAATatgaaagaatttttcaataaattttccgAAAAAAGTTGATTATGTGTTGTTTATAATCATAAAATAGGAGTGGCGCCCAACTTGGGCTTCGTCAAAAATGGCAAATCAATTGCCATCAAATATTCCTACATAAGAAATATGTGTAAAAAagattgaaaatatttgtttattttggctCGAGGGTTCAATTCTCACCAAAGCTCTTGGCTTGTcgcttctgtggtatcacaatggtctTCAAATTGTCCAAGTTAGTCTGTAAAgaactgccactttaacctaatcAACTACtttgaaaagaaataaaaaaaaggtatagccaaaattttaaataatcctTTGTAGTTATAATCCATTGCTAACCTAAGACTTCGTAAAAAACTATTCAAACAGTATACTTAAGAAAAATCATGCTTTTAACTTACTATCATCATGTTGTTTCGAAATGTGTCTCATGTGAAAATAATACAAACAGGCCTATTCAACATGTTGCTAGGCTTTCATCTTTTGTAATGTTTTATCAACATGTTGCGAATTTCCAACTTCCAACCAGTATAGCCATTATTGCCacttttggtaggttcctaccaaactTGGTAGGTTGTTATTCTCTTGATAGCTTGGTAAGCTTACCTCAAATTTTGATAGATTTTCCCAACACATACATACGTAGTTAACCACTGAAATAATTGCCGGGGTTAacacaaaattatttcacttcatGTTGTTTCTGTGCATTCGTTAATAGTTCGCACAacaggcatggggcggattaatatctgcaccctgcAGAACAAAATCATAGATGTTGAGCCACTGATGCAAGGGatctgacagctatatacaaataaggTCAGATATGGTCTATGTTCAGATATTgaggggtccatgcaactcactgttatgGCGAAAATTGATGGCAAATGcgcatttatgggcctcagGACCTTAAaaagggagatcgctttatcgaaactcggcacggatgttcattgaaatcggggaaAAATATGACTTATGAACtcaagagagagtgagagacgaacggacatggctagatcgtctatgaATATTACAACGATGTAGGATGTATACTTTGAAGAGTTGAAAATTCATAATTTGATGCGTTGTAAATGGAATGACAACAACGGACAACCcttccttcggtgatgggtaaatttgcaaatttcgcCGATGAAccttctattaaggaacaggggaaaacttcacatttcaatgggtgcagtccgattcgagttttaagcatgccgcagtgcgacacctatatggagaaaagtttttacatggtaaagtacctcacaaatgttgccagcattaggagggaaaaaccaccgctgaaaattttttctgatggtttcaccaggatttgaacccaggctttcaggcggacatgctaacctctgcgctacgaaggCATCCTTTTACATCGTACATTTTGAAATAAACCAAATGTCTCAAGGAAAATAAAATGTCGCTAAACACAATGGTCTAGTCGACATGTTGCTAAGCTGTTGTATAAGGCGTAAAATGAAAATAGacatgcgcaacggtggccttcGTCGGTGGtatgtataaaaacatataacgAACTTTGAACATTTGTTAGggttggtaggatttttcttaaattttggtaggaaataattttgttGAGTGGACACACTGCTCCTAACTagcttaatttttaaatttttcttttcaacaTGTTGCTAAGCTTTCATTAACTAAAAAGTTCTATCAACATCTGTAATAATTGCAAAGCGGTGCAACTGTTCAATCGTACGAAATGAATGAAACACAACGACGATTAACAAGGAAACGACTTTCTtaaccttaaaaaaattaatgttgcCGCAACATGTTGCTACACCTAAGTTTAAAGAACTGAGTACTCATTTCTAAGGATCGTCcttttttatagtgcgttttgacagaAGGGTCTACTTTAGCACCAGGCATGTAGAAATTCACACCTAACGCATttcaatcagaaaaaattagtTGCCAAAACCAAGTAGGAAGTTCTAACACATTGCCGCTGATATATTTTATCAACATGTTGCCCAAACTCTCAAAATCCAAGAATCTTTTCGAAATGTTGCTAAACTATCTCTTgagttaaaaagtaaaaaaatttccGTATCCGTGGAGAtaaatgtttatttataaattataaaGTTTCCGCAACATGTTTATTTACCAGTTTTATTACCAGAGCTCGGTACTAATTACTAAGAAAAGATGATGCAGTCAGATTGTCTCCTTTTTTGTAGTACGCTTTAACATTTGTTCGTGTGAAAAATCATGCAGAACTATAAACTGCAAATTAACTTATCCGTGGGAATATGTTTAAATTATTATGTTACAGCAACATGTTGCCAAAGTTTTATTTCCAGAACTTGGTATTAAGTAAAGTTTCTCCAGTCTGATTGGCATTTGTTCGTGCGAAAAATCGATTTTAGTATTTGGATACAGATATGGCCTTCATGCAGAACTATAAACTGTTGCTAAGACTAGTTTGGGCCATTTAACAAATTTCTGCCATTGAAGTAATTCATCAAGGTGCTACTCAAACTCTTTAAAATGCAAATtcgcctatgaacattccattaagaaaaagggacaaacttctcacatatcaatgagtgcagtccgatttccgtttaagctcaataataaggggcctcctttttattgccgagtccggacggcgtgctttaacgacacctcttttgggagaagtCTTTTatacggcatagtacctcacctcTTTTatacggcatagtacctcattaGGTGGGGATAGCCACcactgacaaatttttctgattttctacCATTTAAGTTAAAAACTGTACATGTTCACAAAAAAGGCATCCATTTTGCGTCCTAAATTTATCAGTGGGAATATGTTTAtgttcaaaatattttgttgcaGCAACATGTGTAAATTAACACGTTACTCATTTATGAGCAACATTTTCTATGGTCCGTTTTTATAGTCcagataaataaaatgttgttaaagCCATGAGTCTGTTCAACATGTTGCTTAAGCCATGAGTTCCTGCAACATGTTGCTAAACTGTCATGAAAAATATAATATTAAGCTGTACAAATGTCTCTTGAAAGGAGAACCAAACtctttttttgcttattttcctttgccaaaattttgaatattattGCAGAAATCTATTCAACATgttgcttgattttttttttcttccagtaCTAAGCTTCTTTGGTAAAATGTATATAATGAATgtatattcaacttttttgtgAACTCTTCAGTATTGATTCGCAATGTACCACCTCTTCATCTATAACTGGGCAGCATTCAAATCGCCATTGTGCATTACTTTGACATGTTGCACTAGTGAACTGCGATAATAATACTTGGCTTGGCAGACATGGCAGCAAAATGTTGGCTCTCGACCACATTCGACGCGTCGATGACGACTCAAATTGCAACGCATGGTATACGATTTGAAGCAGCTAGGACAAGTGAAAGGTTTATTGATGTGATTGCGTTGCTGCTTAGGGACCACAACATTGGTAGACTTTTTGGCTTTTGGTCTTTTTTTAGCTGCTGCTCCAGGCAAAGATGAACTTGTCGGAGGCCTAGGCAAAGGATGGAGTAGTGATAGTTCAGCATCATTGGCGATATCTTCCAATTCGTTCTTCACCAGTGTCCATTCAGGTTCGACCACATTTGGTAATGACACTGTTTTGCTCATCTTTTGCAAATGTGGTCCTTCAAAGAGATCACTTCGCAATGAAAGCTTGAAATCTTGATACCCACCAGCACAATTGATGAGACAATGaataatggattttttttttgggttggcCATATGAATTGTCGTTATAGTTGTTAGtattttacacaaaaataaaagaaaaaacaaaatatggaaGATTTATGATTTTCCAAAATGAATATTGACAACTTGACACATTACAGGACTAAAAATAGGAATATGGTGGGTAAAGAGCAATAGTGAGGATAGTGGGGAGAAAAACCAAGAAGCTAAAAAGAGCACTACCACTACTTGATACTTGTTGCAACAATAGTAAATAATTAACTAACAAAAGGATGTGTGTTCCAAGAAGAGtgagcattattttttttttaagggaaaGGGAAGGGTCACATTGGGCTACATTGttataaagttttgttttttacataatttccttgaaatttttctgTAGCTTAgcaacaatttgtttttattttaaaaatgcaaaaatgttttaaaacatTTGTTAAATGTTAATTATATGCAGGAAACACCAGTGGACATAAACTTGTTTTTCACATCGAAGGACCATTTTTTGTACGTTCCCTGCTGGTTTATTATAGCACCAGGTTTAGgtttttgttattgtaaatgAATGAATATAGTTATTATCTATAAATATAGCtcagaatatttttcaaatattttgaaatgttgCAGCAAcatagtagtttttttttttgtttgtttgtttgtaatgtAGGATATGTTGAATCAACAAAATAATCTTTCCTTTATTGCATAGCAGACTCACAGTTCCTGTATAGTGTTTTCTGGCATTTTACATTTTCTTATTGTGAATGCCATGCTTTTGTCGCATATGCAACTTTAAATCGTATTTCCAGGAACACGAGAAGGTGCAGAACTCGCACTGAAATACGTTGGTGGTACTGACTTTCTTTGGCACTGTATTTAAGGAAGAGGAGGTGCTGGTATTTAATGAAGAGGAGGTGCTGCTGCCACTGGCAACACCAAGAGCTTTTAGTTTGCCGCCCACGGCTGAAGCACTAACCCCAGAAGAAGAACTCATGCCAGATAGTTTACCCGCAGATGATGCTGGAAGAGTTTTTGAGGTGCTGACATGAGGCAACAGCATTGTGGAACCCAACAGATTGGCCAATTGATAAGAGGCAGCGGCTGCTGCAGCTGCCGACAATTGGCATTCATTGCAATTTTCCGAGGGACAGCAATTGGAGGAGGAGGAAGAGGAACAGGTTTTTTTCAAAGAACTATGTGTATGGGTTGACTGCTGATGCGGATGCTGTGGATGATGACTACTATGATGATGGCGCACAGAGGTGGAGGAGGCGGAGACGGTGTTGTTACCACCCGAGATGCCACCAACACCGGAAAGAGTTTCTATGCTAACTACCCCTAGACCACTACCTCCACCCCCAGCCAATGTCCCACAACTACTTGAACATATAACGGAAGAAGGGGCATTCTGATTCACTTGGTCCAAAGGTGAAGAAGAAGCCGAATTCAATGCCGAAACTTGACTATGACATCTTTGACtatggtgctgctgctgctgctgctgctgttgcgcTGAGGCATTGCAACATTTATAGATTTTATGTATGGTCAATTCCTGATCGTACATGTCGGTAGTGGCACAATCCAAGCTATTGCGACTATGAGAGGAACGTGGTGTGTTATGACACGAAGCAGCAGCGGGAGCATTACTAATATTATGGCTGGAGGATGTTGCTGCAACATTTAGATTTTTTGTGTTACTACAACTATTGCTagaattgttgttgttactatTGTTGGTAATGCTGATGATATTGCTAAGATTATTGTTATTGCTGGGGGGGTTAATATTATCAATAAGgaggtggttgttgttgttgttgctgttgctggtggTTGTGTTGCAATTAAGGATGCTATGGTGATTGGAGGAGGAAGTGTttgagttgttgttgctgctgatgcTGTTGCCAAGATTGCTGTTGCTGGAAATGTTGAGCCCACTACTactttgttgctgctgctgctgagagCTGGCAGCAGCTATAACAgcggctgctgctgttgctataTTATACAAAGTCCGCAAATCTGCAAAAACAAAGCCATGATGGAGAAAATGGATGCTAAAATTTGCTTAACTTTTTTGTATGCTGTTTTAATAATGGTTGCTGGTTTCACTATAtttgttcgaaaaaatataaCTGTCTCACAAAATTGTGTTGCTCAAAAAcgtaaaaaaaacgaaacaaagtttcattccaaaagtaaaaaaaaaaatggtatggaCTTTTAACACGTTCAGGTATTTTTGGGGACAGAAGGCTGAGGAGGCAGGACCAGTGAAAACACCACACAGTAGGAAATTGAAGAAATTGTTTTAGATAACAACATAGGATTAgataaacaaaatcaaattttaaaaatcttaaaacCTTCTcccataaataaatttttaatttgaactcCATGCGCCTAAAAGTAGACCTAAACCTCCCAAATGTAGACaatgttttattgttgtttattAAAAGTCACAAGCCTTAACTTAAACTCACTCACTGCaatataattacaaaaaaaaaaaaaacgagacgCATTAAAatagtataaaaatatatagaaaataaaaattatatataaatgatGTATGTATACTTTGGCCTAGAAAAATATATGCACCACACATTGTAATCGATTGGTATCTTTGGTAAACTTAAACCTAAAATCTATTAAATAAAatcttattttaaaattatacaaCTAAAGTTAATTGAAAAAAGTAAACACATATAGACATGCACTGAAAAACCATTTCACTtcctcatttaaaaaaaaaaaacacaatcctTCAACATGACCATAAAGGGAAGAAGGAGGGACAGGCGGGGGGCAATTAGGAGCAACAAagtttgaaaaataaaactaagAGACAAAAGTTAAAGATTAAAACACATTTTTAGttgtggtttttttgtttgcgatttttaatattctcttttcttcttttagttttaaaataaaaatatgagtagtagtttgtagaaaaaattcttaaaaaaaagagtATCAGACATTGTAAAAAAAACTGCATTAGAACATATATGGGgtatatatagaaaaaatttacatcTTTTGGTTAGTTTGTAGCCGCCTATACTGTTTCTGTTAGTTTCCTCTTAATATCTTGGGTAAAAACTAGTAGTACTTCTTTCAACTCTGCTTTagctaaatgcatttttttcttttttgtttgttttttcaaacattttcttttagagagttacaaacaaaagtaATGGGTAGAGGAGgggttttgaaaaaatattttgctttttttctaattaaaaaaaatctttggttAATTTGATTAGTTCAGTTAAgttattttttctcttttgttatCTGGTGGATATAGAGTAGTTTTCTTCTCCTCTTTTTGTGCTTCAAAATGATATTTTGGGGAGTATAGATTGGTTAAAAGCACCGCTTAGTTCTAGTTGGTTAGtgttatttcattattttttttttcttcttttaacgTTGTCCTaatgttaaaaatttcgttttctttcttttagtAACTAAATAAATTgcacttttcaaaaaaatattaaatttcatttagttttgtccaaactaaaaactaaaaaaaaactgataatTATGCTCCAAACAAGACATCTTAGAAACGCCTTTTGCTGCattcaaaaaatcttttaaaattt
The genomic region above belongs to Stomoxys calcitrans chromosome 5, idStoCalc2.1, whole genome shotgun sequence and contains:
- the LOC106096016 gene encoding longitudinals lacking protein, isoforms A/B/D/L isoform X6 encodes the protein MDDDQQFCLRWNNHQSTLISVFDTLLENETLVDCTLAAEGKYLKAHKVVLSACSPYFATLLQEQYDKHPIFILKDVKYQELRAMMDYMYRGEVNISQDQLAALLKAAESLQIKGLSDNRSGGGASQPKPDHHRASMPGKLSGGYTLEQTKRARITGAGGPAMDASEIGSREGSSSPSRRRRKVRRRSIENAMTDVHDNSNSSQQPTQSNASGLGAITALAAAAAAVPTTAALASTVVPLSATQQQPQQSSSSAVVPAAPGTTLSSSKKTDNVKGSTQHQQQQQDAMNTDNVQGPAASATPAMDTEATDASAADKSNHKQQKSAATAGASKDTSSVTGSELVIEPKAEYDDEANDENVEDLTLDEEDMGMDDLDHNAGTSQGGEGSSQGYAPWQHDRSQDELLLATQEAQQRDPQDLRTLYNIATAAAAVIAAASSQQQQQQSSSGLNISSNSNLGNSISSNNNSNTSSSNHHSILNCNTTTSNSNNNNNHLLIDNINPPSNNNNLSNIISITNNSNNNNSSNSCSNTKNLNVAATSSSHNISNAPAAASCHNTPRSSHSRNSLDCATTDMYDQELTIHKIYKCCNASAQQQQQQQQHHSQRCHSQVSALNSASSSPLDQVNQNAPSSVICSSSCGTLAGGGGSGLGVVSIETLSGVGGISGGNNTVSASSTSVRHHHSSHHPQHPHQQSTHTHSSLKKTCSSSSSSNCCPSENCNECQLSAAAAAAASYQLANLLGSTMLLPHVSTSKTLPASSAGKLSGMSSSSGVSASAVGGKLKALGVASGSSTSSSLNTSTSSSLNTVPKKVSTTNVFQCEFCTFSCSWKYDLKLHMRQKHGIHNKKM